A region of Gadus morhua chromosome 18, gadMor3.0, whole genome shotgun sequence DNA encodes the following proteins:
- the LOC115531146 gene encoding rho GTPase-activating protein 23 isoform X5, whose amino-acid sequence MNGVAFCLVGIPPHSDRPAKGHGDGMVSSNENRPRPLSSGGVEGLSWPGPRTLLLQKNSLGFGFTLRHFIVYPPESSLQSPLKDDENGNENDKGGQRSRLEPMDTIFVKSVKDKGPAQLAGLCTGDRLVKVNGETVLGKTYSQVISLIQNSQNILELSIMPKDEDVLQLVSAFSQDAYLTGNEPYSGEAQDLPKPPSLSYSGSKPSCTPLQGGHDPHHSSLDNRHPHAAAAAAAVSPLDNRTPGAAAPPTHASGWPGACPDPGAGHLAASGREWHGRSSSIVTALDFHFANHNAAIASATLPPPRKGSLPGTSRSHSDALCHQALSDWYYSQAEAAELMSPPRHCSVSQDRLADLGLSPALGPASKPESSANHRRRETLLYHQQTTTCSPDPGWRGGGPWGPGNKSCSESLLAAYAEYEHTYGRSRETLAQATALIAPHAHQPHPPGCDSQGSHSAKGREPKQEQRPSDHQVAVTYPVTAATATAPPRGRQVAEPQTRTLQQEEVVGYKSYSPSFCRKADHLLQQAHSFRESNYSSPYLAWSPSESEGGAAPRPRSTPAMPSEEEEEGEPEGEAERQATPPSPLSQEVVLRQKPPSGRRTLALRHTSYAPTLEHTEPPGTLPSAGWRGGSLPRRVNGSLAQHTLDSLSSIPFIGMKGRRSSYLLAITTERSKSCDEGLNTFREEGRVFSRLPKRVKSFFTDGSLETLRAQEEARSKRHSTSELGTITFSNVRKEGWLHSKQILTEKGKKLGGSMRPWKRVFSVLRSHSLFLYKDKREAVLHGAGAPGQDHQPPICIRGCLVDIAYSETKRKHTLRLTTQDFCEYLLQAEDREDMLAWIRVIRENSKTDSEELGFSRQALINKRLNDYKKQSPTVNKPDHSPRAHRMMPPFLLAKTDNNSVTRSSKTGGSHSNYDDLKAVWGIHIMKKSKKTGTPKAFGIRLEDCQPALNSKFVPLIVEMCCGVVEASGLDYTGIYRVPGNNAMVSNLQEHLNKGLDINTAEERWQDLNVISSLLKSFFRKLPEPVFTDDKYNDFIDANRIEDAGDRLKTMKKLIQELPDYYHHTLRYLVGHLKKVADNADKNKMEPRNLALVFGPTLVRTSEDNMTDMVTHMPDRYKIVETLILHHDWFFDDGSLDEEDEAPEDKPDSQPAPNIDHLLSNIGRSGMPGEASDSTTSDSVKSKPSSGPKKDMSTREFLSMSIMSAVTRKRKKSPSLHPAGVGSSSTDDDSEHEPVKTSNYGGSEQREHGDGDEAAQETPTRCDPSRREEGGEAAENCVRCDGEKAEKGTQKEEVKRRGERPVQPRPSSFLYSHYYQCPTRLHASCQRPLYGTSPFQHPRPRYLAKPLPVIPSWLPPGRRCQNPGLQTRQEPECNQPVSVRYRTARGGRERAVSMNLDLEMHQAEDWRGERVEVIRVIEGVPRVFGAPQGSILSPEAIQQRPQRIDRLRSTAAEAPTLSPPSLGFMDQDAVVVLRKSAMDSRDKRRAFRRHTVVV is encoded by the exons ATGAATGGAGTCGCTTTCTGCCTTGTTGGGATCCCACCCCACTCTGACAGACCA GCTAAAGGACATGGAGACGGCATGGTGTCGTCCAACGAGAACCGCCCCCGGCCGCTGTCGTCGGGCGGGGTGGAGGGTCTGTCCTGGCCTGGCCCACGGACCCTGCTGCTCCAGAAGAACTCCCTGGGCTTCGGATTCACGCTGCGCCACTTCATCGTCTACCCCCCAGAGTCCTCCCTGCAGAGCCCCCTCAAG GATGACGAGAATGGAAACGAAAATGACAAAG GCGGCCAGCGTTCTCGCTTGGAGCCCATGGACACCATCTTTGTGAAGAGTGTGAAGGATAAAGGCCCCGCCCAACTAGCTGGTCTGTGTACTG GGGACAGGTTAGTGAAGGTAAATGGGGAGACTGTCCTGGGGAAAACCTACTCTCAGGTGATATCTTTAATCCAAAACAG TCAGAACATTCTAGAACTGTCCATAATGCCAAAAGACGAGGATGTGTTGCAGTTGGTAAGT GCATTCTCCCAGGACGCCTACCTGACCGGCAACGAGCCCTACAGTGGAGAGGCTCAGGACCTCCCCAAGCCTCCCTCCCTGAGCTACTCCGGCTCCAAGCCCAGCTGCACCCCCCTGCAGGGCGGCCACGACCCCCACCACAGCTCCCTGGACAACCGCCAcccccacgccgccgccgccgccgctgccgtgTCCCCCCTGGACAACCGCACGCCCGGCGCCGCCGCCCCGCCCACGCACGCCTCCGGCTGGCCCGGGGCGTGCCCGGACCCGGGCGCGGGACACTTAGCGGCGTCGGGGCGGGAGTGGCACGGGCGATCGTCGTCGATCGTCACCGCGCTCGACTTCCACTTCGCCAACCACAACGCCGCCATCGCCTCGGCGACCCTGCCCCCGCCCCGCAAGGGCAGCCTCCCGGGCACGTCGCGCTCCCACTCGGACGCGCTGTGCCACCAGGCGCTGTCGGACTGGTACTACAGCCAGGCCGAGGCGGCCGAGCTCATGTCCCCCCCGCGCCACTGCAGCGTCTCCCAGGACCGCCTGGCCGACCTGGGGCTGAGCCCGGCCCTAGGCCCCGCCTCCAAGCCGGAGTCCTCGGCCAATCACCGCAGGCGCGAGACCCTCCTCTACCATCAGCAGACCACGACTTGCTCCCCGGACCCCGGGTGGCGAGGCGGGGGTCCGTGGGGTCCGGGGAACAAGTCCTGCTCCGAGAGCCTGCTGGCGGCCTACGCAGAGTACGAGCACACCTACGGGCGCTCCAGGGAGACCCTCGCCCAGGCGACGGCTCTCATCGCTCCGCACGCCCACCAACCGCACCCGCCCGGCTGCGACTCCCAGGGCTCACACTCAGCCAAGGGCCGGGAGCCAAAGCAGGAGCAGAGACCGTCGGACCACCAGGTCGCAGTGACTTACCCTGTAACCGCGGCGACcgccacagcgccccctaggggcCGGCAGGTCGCCGAACCCCAGACCCGGACgctgcagcaggaggaggtggtgggctACAAGAGCTACAGCCCCTCTTTCTGCCGCAAAGCGGACCACCTCCTGCAGCAGGCCCACTCGTTCCGGGAGTCCAACTACAGCAGCCCCTACCTCGCCTGGAGCCCCTCGGAGAGCGAGGGGGGCGCGGCGCCCCGGCCGCGCTCCACCCCAGCCATGCcctccgaggaggaggaggagggggagccggagggggaggcggagaggCAGGCCACGCCTCCCTCGCCCCTGAGCCAAGAGGTGGTCCTGAGACAGAAGCCCCCCTCGGGGCGGCGCACGCTGGCGCTCCGACACACCAGCTACGCCCCGACCTTGGAGCACACGGAGCCCCCCGGGACGCTGCCCTcggctgggtggagggggggcagcCTCCCTCGACGGGTCAACGGCAGCCTGGCCCAGCACACGCTGGACTCCCTGTCCTCCATACCCTTCATAG GCATGAAGGGACGCCGGTCGTCCTACCTGCTGGCTATCACCACAGAGCGCTCCAAGTCATGTGACGAAGGTCTGAACACCTTCAGGGAAGAGGGACGCGTCTTCTC GAGATTACCAAAAAGAGTCAAGAGCTTCTTCACCGATGGC TCTCTGGAGACACTCAGAGCCCAAGAAGAGGCGAGGTCCAAACGCCACTCCACCTCTGAGCTGGGAACCATCACCTTTAGCAACGTCCGCAAAGAGGGCTGGCTGCACTCCAAACAGATCCTCACAGAGAAGGGGAAG AAGCTCGGCGGCAGCATGCGACCGTGGAAGCGCGTGTTCTCCGTGCTGCGCTCCCATTCGCTGTTCCTCTACAAGGACAAGCGGGAGGCGGTGCTCCACGGCGCGGGGGCCCCCGGCCAGGACCACCAGCCGCCCATCTGCATCCGGGGCTGCCTGGTGGACATCGCCTACAGCGAGACCAAGAGGAAGCACACGCTGCGCCTCACCACGCAGGACTTCTGTGAGTACCTGCTGCAGGCCGAGGACCGCGAGGACATGCTGGCCTGGATCCGCGTCATCCGGGAGAACAGCAAGACCGACTCCGAG GAGCTCGGTTTTTCAAGGCAAGCACTCATCAACAAGAGGTTGAACGACTACAAGAAACAGAG TCCCACGGTCAACAAGCCAGACCACTCCCCCAGGGCCCACCGCATGATGCCCCCCTTCCTGCTGGCCAAGACGGACAACAACTCCGTGACCCGCTCCTCCAAGACCGGTGGGTCACACAGTAACTACg ATGACCTCAAGGCCGTGTGGGGCATCCACATCATGAAGAAGAGCAAAAAGACGGGCACTCCCAAAGCCTTTGGCATCAGACTGGAGGACTGTCAGCCTGCACTGAACAGCAAG TTTGTTCCCCTGATCGTGGAGATGTGCTGCGGGGTGGTGGAGGCCTCAGGGCTGGACTACACCGGTATCTACCGGGTACCGGGGAACAACGCCATGGTGTCCAACCTCCAGGAGCACCTGAACAAGGGCCTGGACATTAACACGGctgaggag AGATGGCAAGATTTGAACGTAATCAGTAGCCTTCTCAAGTCCTTCTTCCGGAAACTACCGGAACCTGTTTTTACAGATG ATAAGTATAACGACTTCATCGATGCAAACCGGATTGAGGATGCCGGGGACAGGCTAAAAACCATGAAGAAACTT ATCCAGGAACTCCCAGATTACTACCACCACACTCTCAGATACCTGGTGGGCCATCTCAAGAAGGTGGCTGATAACGCAGATAAGAACAAG ATGGAACCCAGGAACCTGGCTCTGGTGTTTGGTCCCACGCTGGTCCGGACGTCGGAGGACAACATGACGGACATGGTCACGCACATGCCCGACCGCTACAAGATCGTGGAGACGCTTATCCTGCAC CATGACTGGTTCTTTGATGATGGATCGCTggatgaggaggacgag gCCCCGGAGGATAAGCCTGACAGTCAGCCCGCGCCGAACATCGACCACCTGCTGTCCAACATCGGCAGGAGCGGCATGCCTGGAGAGGCCTCAG ATTCCACCACCAGCGATTCAGTTAAGTCCAag CCGTCGTCGGGTCCCAAGAAGGACATGAGCACCAGGGAGTTCCTCTCCATGTCCATCATGTCCGCGGTGACCAGGAAGCGTAAGAAGAGCCCCAGCCTACACCCGGCGGGGgttggcagcagcagcacggacGACGACTCTGAGCACGAACCGGTCAAAACCAGCAACTACGGCGGCTCGGAGCAGAGAGAGCATGGAGACGGGGACGAGGCCGCACAGGAGACGCCCACGAGGTGCGACCCTTCGAggcgagaggaaggaggggaagctGCCGAGAACTGCGTCCGCTGCGACGGAGAGAAGGCGGAAAAAGGGAcgcagaaggaggaggtgaagaggcGAGGCGAAAGGCCCGTGCAGCCCCGCCCCAGCAGTTTCCTTTACTCTCATTATTATCAGTGTCCGACAAGGCTTCATGCGAGCTGCCAGAGACCCCTGTACGGAACCAGTCCTTTCCAGCACCCCAGGCCCCGATACCTGGCCAAGCCACTGCCCGTGATCCCCTCCTGGCTGCCTCCCGGAAGGCGGTGCCAGAACCCCGGCCTGCAGACCAGACAGGAGCCCGAGTGTAACCAGCCGGTGTCCGTCCGATACCGCACGGCgagaggagggcgagagagagcagtgTCTATGAACCTGGACCTCGAGATGCATCAGGCGGAAGATTGGAGAGGAGAACGGGTGGAGGTTATCAGAGTCATCGAGGGAGTGCCAAGGGTTTTCGGTGCACCGCAGGGCTCCATTCTCAGTCCTGAGGCGATTCAGCAGAGACCACAGAGGATAGACAGACTTCGTTCTACAGCAGCGGAGGCCCcgaccctctctcctccttccttggGATTCATGGATCAAGATGCCGTGGTTGTCCTCAGGAAGTCGGCCATGGACTCCAGGGACAAAAGAAGAGCATTCCGTCGCCACACAGTAGTGGTTTGA
- the LOC115531146 gene encoding rho GTPase-activating protein 23 isoform X6, giving the protein MNGVAFCLVGIPPHSDRPAKGHGDGMVSSNENRPRPLSSGGVEGLSWPGPRTLLLQKNSLGFGFTLRHFIVYPPESSLQSPLKDDENGNENDKGGQRSRLEPMDTIFVKSVKDKGPAQLAGLCTGDRLVKVNGETVLGKTYSQVISLIQNSQNILELSIMPKDEDVLQLVSAFSQDAYLTGNEPYSGEAQDLPKPPSLSYSGSKPSCTPLQGGHDPHHSSLDNRHPHAAAAAAAVSPLDNRTPGAAAPPTHASGWPGACPDPGAGHLAASGREWHGRSSSIVTALDFHFANHNAAIASATLPPPRKGSLPGTSRSHSDALCHQALSDWYYSQAEAAELMSPPRHCSVSQDRLADLGLSPALGPASKPESSANHRRRETLLYHQQTTTCSPDPGWRGGGPWGPGNKSCSESLLAAYAEYEHTYGRSRETLAQATALIAPHAHQPHPPGCDSQGSHSAKGREPKQEQRPSDHQVAVTYPVTAATATAPPRGRQVAEPQTRTLQQEEVVGYKSYSPSFCRKADHLLQQAHSFRESNYSSPYLAWSPSESEGGAAPRPRSTPAMPSEEEEEGEPEGEAERQATPPSPLSQEVVLRQKPPSGRRTLALRHTSYAPTLEHTEPPGTLPSAGWRGGSLPRRVNGSLAQHTLDSLSSIPFIGMKGRRSSYLLAITTERSKSCDEGLNTFREEGRVFSRLPKRVKSFFTDGSLETLRAQEEARSKRHSTSELGTITFSNVRKEGWLHSKQILTEKGKKLGGSMRPWKRVFSVLRSHSLFLYKDKREAVLHGAGAPGQDHQPPICIRGCLVDIAYSETKRKHTLRLTTQDFCEYLLQAEDREDMLAWIRVIRENSKTDSEELGFSRQALINKRLNDYKKQSPTVNKPDHSPRAHRMMPPFLLAKTDNNSVTRSSKTDDLKAVWGIHIMKKSKKTGTPKAFGIRLEDCQPALNSKFVPLIVEMCCGVVEASGLDYTGIYRVPGNNAMVSNLQEHLNKGLDINTAEERWQDLNVISSLLKSFFRKLPEPVFTDDKYNDFIDANRIEDAGDRLKTMKKLIQELPDYYHHTLRYLVGHLKKVADNADKNKMEPRNLALVFGPTLVRTSEDNMTDMVTHMPDRYKIVETLILHHDWFFDDGSLDEEDEAPEDKPDSQPAPNIDHLLSNIGRSGMPGEASDSTTSDSVKSKPSSGPKKDMSTREFLSMSIMSAVTRKRKKSPSLHPAGVGSSSTDDDSEHEPVKTSNYGGSEQREHGDGDEAAQETPTRCDPSRREEGGEAAENCVRCDGEKAEKGTQKEEVKRRGERPVQPRPSSFLYSHYYQCPTRLHASCQRPLYGTSPFQHPRPRYLAKPLPVIPSWLPPGRRCQNPGLQTRQEPECNQPVSVRYRTARGGRERAVSMNLDLEMHQAEDWRGERVEVIRVIEGVPRVFGAPQGSILSPEAIQQRPQRIDRLRSTAAEAPTLSPPSLGFMDQDAVVVLRKSAMDSRDKRRAFRRHTVVV; this is encoded by the exons ATGAATGGAGTCGCTTTCTGCCTTGTTGGGATCCCACCCCACTCTGACAGACCA GCTAAAGGACATGGAGACGGCATGGTGTCGTCCAACGAGAACCGCCCCCGGCCGCTGTCGTCGGGCGGGGTGGAGGGTCTGTCCTGGCCTGGCCCACGGACCCTGCTGCTCCAGAAGAACTCCCTGGGCTTCGGATTCACGCTGCGCCACTTCATCGTCTACCCCCCAGAGTCCTCCCTGCAGAGCCCCCTCAAG GATGACGAGAATGGAAACGAAAATGACAAAG GCGGCCAGCGTTCTCGCTTGGAGCCCATGGACACCATCTTTGTGAAGAGTGTGAAGGATAAAGGCCCCGCCCAACTAGCTGGTCTGTGTACTG GGGACAGGTTAGTGAAGGTAAATGGGGAGACTGTCCTGGGGAAAACCTACTCTCAGGTGATATCTTTAATCCAAAACAG TCAGAACATTCTAGAACTGTCCATAATGCCAAAAGACGAGGATGTGTTGCAGTTGGTAAGT GCATTCTCCCAGGACGCCTACCTGACCGGCAACGAGCCCTACAGTGGAGAGGCTCAGGACCTCCCCAAGCCTCCCTCCCTGAGCTACTCCGGCTCCAAGCCCAGCTGCACCCCCCTGCAGGGCGGCCACGACCCCCACCACAGCTCCCTGGACAACCGCCAcccccacgccgccgccgccgccgctgccgtgTCCCCCCTGGACAACCGCACGCCCGGCGCCGCCGCCCCGCCCACGCACGCCTCCGGCTGGCCCGGGGCGTGCCCGGACCCGGGCGCGGGACACTTAGCGGCGTCGGGGCGGGAGTGGCACGGGCGATCGTCGTCGATCGTCACCGCGCTCGACTTCCACTTCGCCAACCACAACGCCGCCATCGCCTCGGCGACCCTGCCCCCGCCCCGCAAGGGCAGCCTCCCGGGCACGTCGCGCTCCCACTCGGACGCGCTGTGCCACCAGGCGCTGTCGGACTGGTACTACAGCCAGGCCGAGGCGGCCGAGCTCATGTCCCCCCCGCGCCACTGCAGCGTCTCCCAGGACCGCCTGGCCGACCTGGGGCTGAGCCCGGCCCTAGGCCCCGCCTCCAAGCCGGAGTCCTCGGCCAATCACCGCAGGCGCGAGACCCTCCTCTACCATCAGCAGACCACGACTTGCTCCCCGGACCCCGGGTGGCGAGGCGGGGGTCCGTGGGGTCCGGGGAACAAGTCCTGCTCCGAGAGCCTGCTGGCGGCCTACGCAGAGTACGAGCACACCTACGGGCGCTCCAGGGAGACCCTCGCCCAGGCGACGGCTCTCATCGCTCCGCACGCCCACCAACCGCACCCGCCCGGCTGCGACTCCCAGGGCTCACACTCAGCCAAGGGCCGGGAGCCAAAGCAGGAGCAGAGACCGTCGGACCACCAGGTCGCAGTGACTTACCCTGTAACCGCGGCGACcgccacagcgccccctaggggcCGGCAGGTCGCCGAACCCCAGACCCGGACgctgcagcaggaggaggtggtgggctACAAGAGCTACAGCCCCTCTTTCTGCCGCAAAGCGGACCACCTCCTGCAGCAGGCCCACTCGTTCCGGGAGTCCAACTACAGCAGCCCCTACCTCGCCTGGAGCCCCTCGGAGAGCGAGGGGGGCGCGGCGCCCCGGCCGCGCTCCACCCCAGCCATGCcctccgaggaggaggaggagggggagccggagggggaggcggagaggCAGGCCACGCCTCCCTCGCCCCTGAGCCAAGAGGTGGTCCTGAGACAGAAGCCCCCCTCGGGGCGGCGCACGCTGGCGCTCCGACACACCAGCTACGCCCCGACCTTGGAGCACACGGAGCCCCCCGGGACGCTGCCCTcggctgggtggagggggggcagcCTCCCTCGACGGGTCAACGGCAGCCTGGCCCAGCACACGCTGGACTCCCTGTCCTCCATACCCTTCATAG GCATGAAGGGACGCCGGTCGTCCTACCTGCTGGCTATCACCACAGAGCGCTCCAAGTCATGTGACGAAGGTCTGAACACCTTCAGGGAAGAGGGACGCGTCTTCTC GAGATTACCAAAAAGAGTCAAGAGCTTCTTCACCGATGGC TCTCTGGAGACACTCAGAGCCCAAGAAGAGGCGAGGTCCAAACGCCACTCCACCTCTGAGCTGGGAACCATCACCTTTAGCAACGTCCGCAAAGAGGGCTGGCTGCACTCCAAACAGATCCTCACAGAGAAGGGGAAG AAGCTCGGCGGCAGCATGCGACCGTGGAAGCGCGTGTTCTCCGTGCTGCGCTCCCATTCGCTGTTCCTCTACAAGGACAAGCGGGAGGCGGTGCTCCACGGCGCGGGGGCCCCCGGCCAGGACCACCAGCCGCCCATCTGCATCCGGGGCTGCCTGGTGGACATCGCCTACAGCGAGACCAAGAGGAAGCACACGCTGCGCCTCACCACGCAGGACTTCTGTGAGTACCTGCTGCAGGCCGAGGACCGCGAGGACATGCTGGCCTGGATCCGCGTCATCCGGGAGAACAGCAAGACCGACTCCGAG GAGCTCGGTTTTTCAAGGCAAGCACTCATCAACAAGAGGTTGAACGACTACAAGAAACAGAG TCCCACGGTCAACAAGCCAGACCACTCCCCCAGGGCCCACCGCATGATGCCCCCCTTCCTGCTGGCCAAGACGGACAACAACTCCGTGACCCGCTCCTCCAAGACCG ATGACCTCAAGGCCGTGTGGGGCATCCACATCATGAAGAAGAGCAAAAAGACGGGCACTCCCAAAGCCTTTGGCATCAGACTGGAGGACTGTCAGCCTGCACTGAACAGCAAG TTTGTTCCCCTGATCGTGGAGATGTGCTGCGGGGTGGTGGAGGCCTCAGGGCTGGACTACACCGGTATCTACCGGGTACCGGGGAACAACGCCATGGTGTCCAACCTCCAGGAGCACCTGAACAAGGGCCTGGACATTAACACGGctgaggag AGATGGCAAGATTTGAACGTAATCAGTAGCCTTCTCAAGTCCTTCTTCCGGAAACTACCGGAACCTGTTTTTACAGATG ATAAGTATAACGACTTCATCGATGCAAACCGGATTGAGGATGCCGGGGACAGGCTAAAAACCATGAAGAAACTT ATCCAGGAACTCCCAGATTACTACCACCACACTCTCAGATACCTGGTGGGCCATCTCAAGAAGGTGGCTGATAACGCAGATAAGAACAAG ATGGAACCCAGGAACCTGGCTCTGGTGTTTGGTCCCACGCTGGTCCGGACGTCGGAGGACAACATGACGGACATGGTCACGCACATGCCCGACCGCTACAAGATCGTGGAGACGCTTATCCTGCAC CATGACTGGTTCTTTGATGATGGATCGCTggatgaggaggacgag gCCCCGGAGGATAAGCCTGACAGTCAGCCCGCGCCGAACATCGACCACCTGCTGTCCAACATCGGCAGGAGCGGCATGCCTGGAGAGGCCTCAG ATTCCACCACCAGCGATTCAGTTAAGTCCAag CCGTCGTCGGGTCCCAAGAAGGACATGAGCACCAGGGAGTTCCTCTCCATGTCCATCATGTCCGCGGTGACCAGGAAGCGTAAGAAGAGCCCCAGCCTACACCCGGCGGGGgttggcagcagcagcacggacGACGACTCTGAGCACGAACCGGTCAAAACCAGCAACTACGGCGGCTCGGAGCAGAGAGAGCATGGAGACGGGGACGAGGCCGCACAGGAGACGCCCACGAGGTGCGACCCTTCGAggcgagaggaaggaggggaagctGCCGAGAACTGCGTCCGCTGCGACGGAGAGAAGGCGGAAAAAGGGAcgcagaaggaggaggtgaagaggcGAGGCGAAAGGCCCGTGCAGCCCCGCCCCAGCAGTTTCCTTTACTCTCATTATTATCAGTGTCCGACAAGGCTTCATGCGAGCTGCCAGAGACCCCTGTACGGAACCAGTCCTTTCCAGCACCCCAGGCCCCGATACCTGGCCAAGCCACTGCCCGTGATCCCCTCCTGGCTGCCTCCCGGAAGGCGGTGCCAGAACCCCGGCCTGCAGACCAGACAGGAGCCCGAGTGTAACCAGCCGGTGTCCGTCCGATACCGCACGGCgagaggagggcgagagagagcagtgTCTATGAACCTGGACCTCGAGATGCATCAGGCGGAAGATTGGAGAGGAGAACGGGTGGAGGTTATCAGAGTCATCGAGGGAGTGCCAAGGGTTTTCGGTGCACCGCAGGGCTCCATTCTCAGTCCTGAGGCGATTCAGCAGAGACCACAGAGGATAGACAGACTTCGTTCTACAGCAGCGGAGGCCCcgaccctctctcctccttccttggGATTCATGGATCAAGATGCCGTGGTTGTCCTCAGGAAGTCGGCCATGGACTCCAGGGACAAAAGAAGAGCATTCCGTCGCCACACAGTAGTGGTTTGA